Proteins found in one Pelobates fuscus isolate aPelFus1 chromosome 10, aPelFus1.pri, whole genome shotgun sequence genomic segment:
- the EEF1AKMT2 gene encoding EEF1A lysine methyltransferase 2, with protein MNEFAPSALGTKEHWDAVYSRELKSFQDFGDEGEIWFGEGSMARVVRWLKAQSIPSTSSILDIGTGNGILLVELAKCGYSDLTGIDYCMDAVELARSICEKEGVSQNVHLEVTDFLVAFHPSEKFDICLDKGTFDAVSLDPSGSEEKRRSYIESLCRVLKPQGLFIITSCNWTREELLNQFGDEFEITDELPTPTFNFGGQSGKSVTALVFKKKSDS; from the exons ATGAATGAATTCGCCCCGTCTGCGTTGGGTACCAAAGAACA CTGGGATGCAGTTTACAGCCGAGAACTTAAGTCATTCCAAGACTTTGGCGATGAGGGAGAGATATG GTTTGGGGAAGGTAGCATGGCACGAGTGGTCCGCTGGCTGAAAGCACAGAGCATACCATCCACTTCCTCAATACTTGACATTGGCACTGGGAATGGCATCTTGCTTGTAGAACTG GCAAAATGTGGATATAGCGATCTCACAGGTATAGATTACTGCATGGATGCTGTTGAGCTCGCGAGAAGCATATGTGAAAAGGAAGGTGTGTCTCAAAATGTACATTTAGAG GTAACAGACTTCCTAGTAGCATTCCATCCTTCAGAAAAGTTTGACATTTGCCTGGATAAAGGAACATTTGATGCAGTGAGTCTCGACCCTAGTGGATCAGAAGAGAAGCGCAGGTCGTATATAGAGTCACTGTGCCGTGTTCTAAAACCACAAGGTCTCTTTATCATCACATCCTGTAACTGGACCAGAGAAGAACTGTTAAATCAGTTTGGTGATG AATTTGAAATCACTGATGAGTTGCCCACACCTACATTTAATTTTGGAGGCCAGTCTGGTAAAAGCGTTACTGCGTTAGTGTTTAAAAAGAAAAGTGACTCATGA